One genomic region from Conexibacter woesei Iso977N encodes:
- a CDS encoding helix-turn-helix transcriptional regulator translates to MVPALLERESESAALAAALGEARRSGRAIVVVGESGIGKTRLVRSVVERCDMPVLWGACDPLTTPRPLGPLRDIARGRDDELAAALAGGGREELLAALLATLDAPPSVLVVEDVHWIDAATLDVLALLGRRIAAQRGALVLTGWPEALGPRADVRRVLAAFPRDALAIIEPAPLSQAAVERLAAAHGRDGTKVYASAGGNPFFVAEALAAGPDEAVPTTVAAAVAARHAGLPDAARAVLDVVSVVPGPTALTLLEGIAPGAADGLDACLQAEVLVARGEQAVAFRHELACQANARALGLGQRRELEARVLAALERAGDADPARLVHHALGAGDDAAVRRHAPVAARAAAAHAAHRDALAHWEAALAAGCGAPALEGVATEAYLCGHAERAVAARREQLAAAEAGGDPAVVGHGLRALSRALWWSGRSDEAVVAGDRAIAVLGALPPGRELAAALSGRAQLAMLAEDVDHAIALGERAAAMAAELGDEETLVHARTNVGTALTLSDPGDRGPAMLRDAHARAAAAGLDDHAGRAIVNLASSTADARGADPDVTERLDDALAFCRARRLDGYTRYVHGVRAGVRIARGDLDGAQADVDAALAFGEALNGVSAWPDVIARGRLLTLRGEPAAAERALTAVWDRAQQAMELQRLVPIASARAERAWVEDDPDGVARAVRVVHEQSRGAAVRRREGELALWLRRAGAALSGGDADAVPAGVPEPYALALVGDDLGAAAAWRALGCELEAAWALCDAGTEAALREALEVFDAIGATAPAARVRRRLRAQGVRRIPRGPRAAARADPDGLTARQREVLELLAAGATNAEIAQRLVISEKTVDHHVSAVLGKLGAANRREAADLVRAAAAQDGESLPMSGDAVAT, encoded by the coding sequence GTGGTCCCAGCGCTGCTCGAACGCGAGTCGGAGAGCGCGGCGCTCGCCGCGGCGCTCGGCGAGGCCCGCCGGTCCGGCCGCGCGATCGTCGTGGTCGGCGAGTCCGGGATCGGCAAGACGCGCCTGGTGCGCAGCGTCGTCGAGCGCTGCGACATGCCGGTGCTGTGGGGCGCGTGCGACCCGCTCACCACCCCGCGGCCGCTCGGCCCGCTGCGCGACATCGCCCGCGGGCGCGACGACGAGCTGGCGGCAGCGCTCGCCGGCGGCGGCCGCGAGGAGCTGCTGGCGGCGCTGCTCGCGACGCTCGACGCGCCGCCGAGCGTGCTCGTCGTCGAGGACGTCCACTGGATCGACGCGGCGACGCTCGACGTCCTGGCCCTGCTCGGGCGCCGCATCGCCGCCCAGCGCGGCGCGCTCGTCCTGACCGGCTGGCCGGAGGCGCTCGGGCCGCGCGCCGACGTCCGGCGCGTGCTCGCGGCGTTCCCGCGCGACGCGCTGGCGATCATCGAGCCGGCGCCGCTGTCGCAGGCGGCGGTGGAGCGCCTGGCCGCCGCGCACGGCCGCGACGGGACCAAGGTGTACGCCTCGGCCGGCGGCAACCCGTTCTTCGTCGCCGAGGCGCTGGCCGCGGGGCCGGACGAGGCCGTCCCGACGACCGTCGCCGCGGCGGTCGCCGCCCGGCACGCGGGGCTGCCCGACGCCGCGCGCGCGGTGCTCGACGTCGTCTCGGTCGTCCCCGGGCCGACCGCGCTGACGCTGCTGGAGGGGATCGCGCCGGGCGCCGCCGACGGGCTCGACGCCTGCCTGCAGGCCGAGGTCCTGGTCGCGCGCGGCGAGCAGGCGGTCGCCTTCCGCCACGAGCTCGCCTGCCAGGCCAACGCCCGCGCGCTCGGGCTGGGTCAGCGCCGGGAGCTGGAGGCGCGGGTGCTCGCCGCGCTGGAGCGCGCGGGCGACGCCGACCCGGCGCGGCTGGTCCACCACGCGCTCGGGGCCGGCGACGACGCGGCGGTCCGCCGCCACGCGCCGGTCGCCGCCCGCGCCGCCGCGGCGCACGCCGCGCACCGCGACGCGCTCGCCCACTGGGAGGCCGCGCTGGCCGCGGGCTGCGGCGCGCCGGCGCTGGAGGGCGTCGCGACCGAGGCGTACCTGTGCGGCCACGCCGAGCGCGCGGTCGCGGCGCGGCGCGAGCAGCTGGCCGCCGCGGAGGCCGGCGGCGATCCCGCCGTCGTCGGCCACGGCCTGCGCGCCCTGTCGCGCGCGCTGTGGTGGAGCGGGCGCAGCGACGAGGCAGTCGTCGCGGGCGACCGCGCGATCGCGGTGCTCGGCGCGCTGCCGCCCGGCCGTGAGCTTGCCGCAGCGCTCAGCGGCCGTGCGCAGTTGGCGATGCTGGCCGAGGACGTCGATCACGCGATCGCGCTCGGCGAGCGCGCCGCGGCGATGGCCGCCGAGCTCGGCGACGAGGAGACGCTCGTCCACGCGCGCACCAACGTCGGGACCGCGCTGACGCTCTCCGACCCCGGTGACCGCGGCCCGGCGATGCTGCGCGACGCGCACGCCCGCGCGGCCGCGGCGGGACTCGACGACCACGCCGGCCGCGCGATCGTCAACCTCGCCAGCTCGACCGCCGACGCGCGCGGCGCGGATCCGGACGTGACGGAGCGCCTCGACGACGCGCTCGCGTTCTGCCGCGCGCGCAGGCTCGACGGCTACACCCGCTACGTGCACGGCGTCCGCGCCGGGGTCCGGATCGCGCGCGGCGACCTCGACGGCGCGCAGGCCGACGTCGACGCCGCGCTCGCGTTCGGCGAGGCCCTGAACGGGGTCTCGGCCTGGCCCGACGTCATCGCACGCGGCCGCCTGCTGACGCTGCGCGGCGAGCCGGCCGCGGCCGAGCGGGCGCTGACCGCGGTCTGGGACCGCGCGCAGCAGGCGATGGAGCTGCAGCGGCTGGTCCCGATCGCCTCGGCGCGCGCCGAGCGCGCCTGGGTCGAGGACGACCCCGACGGGGTCGCGCGCGCGGTGCGCGTCGTCCACGAGCAGTCGCGGGGCGCCGCCGTGCGGCGGCGCGAGGGCGAGCTGGCGCTGTGGCTGCGCCGCGCGGGCGCGGCGCTGTCCGGCGGCGACGCCGACGCCGTCCCGGCGGGGGTGCCGGAGCCCTACGCGCTGGCGCTGGTGGGCGACGACCTCGGCGCGGCCGCCGCGTGGCGCGCGCTCGGCTGCGAGCTGGAGGCCGCCTGGGCGCTGTGCGACGCCGGCACCGAGGCGGCGCTGCGCGAGGCGCTGGAGGTCTTCGACGCGATCGGCGCGACCGCCCCCGCGGCGCGCGTCCGGCGGCGGCTGCGCGCGCAGGGCGTCCGGCGGATCCCGCGCGGGCCGCGGGCGGCGGCGAGGGCCGATCCGGACGGGCTGACGGCGCGCCAGCGCGAGGTGCTCGAGCTGCTCGCGGCGGGGGCGACGAACGCCGAGATCGCGCAGCGGCTGGTGATCTCCGAGAAGACCGTCGACCACCACGTCTCGGCGGTGCTGGGCAAGCTCGGGGCGGCGAACCGGCGCGAGGCCGCCGACCTGGTGCGCGCCGCCGCCGCCCAAGATGGGGAGTCGCTCCCGATGTCCGGGGACGCGGTCGCGACGTAG
- a CDS encoding TetR/AcrR family transcriptional regulator, which translates to MSPAEKTAKRPARRLTAEARREQLLDVTTDLVVNDGFGAVSIDAVARRAGISRAIVYQHFGDLPALLKAVVAREMARAKAQLSETEVSRLDDGVPSDLLIESLAAYLGAVRDHPATWRLVLMPPEGAPESLRKGIARGRADALAHMTDAVAPALVGDDRSADAELTARMFSAMADEYARLVLTSPRRFTPDRLLAHARWWVEQMAL; encoded by the coding sequence GTGAGCCCCGCCGAGAAGACCGCCAAGCGCCCGGCCCGCCGGCTGACCGCCGAGGCCCGCCGCGAGCAGCTGCTCGACGTCACGACCGACCTGGTGGTCAACGACGGCTTCGGCGCCGTGTCGATCGACGCGGTCGCCCGCAGGGCCGGGATCTCGCGCGCGATCGTCTACCAGCACTTCGGCGACCTGCCCGCGCTGTTGAAGGCCGTTGTCGCGCGGGAGATGGCGCGCGCCAAGGCGCAGCTCTCCGAGACCGAGGTCAGCCGCCTCGACGACGGCGTGCCGAGCGACCTGCTGATCGAGAGCCTCGCCGCCTACCTGGGCGCCGTGCGCGACCACCCGGCGACCTGGCGCCTGGTGCTCATGCCCCCGGAGGGCGCGCCGGAGTCGCTGCGCAAGGGCATCGCGCGCGGGCGCGCGGACGCGCTGGCGCACATGACCGACGCCGTCGCACCCGCGCTGGTCGGCGACGACCGCTCCGCCGATGCCGAGCTGACCGCGCGCATGTTCTCCGCGATGGCCGACGAGTACGCCCGGCTCGTCCTCACCAGCCCCAGGCGCTTCACGCCCGACCGCCTCTTGGCCCACGCCCGCTGGTGGGTCGAGCAGATGGCGCTCTAG